A window of the Fusarium fujikuroi IMI 58289 draft genome, chromosome FFUJ_chr09 genome harbors these coding sequences:
- a CDS encoding related to peroxisomal Ca-dependent solute carrier protein has product MSVTNIVEEIEEGLREPQNSRDARVEKLWASLEPDHTGELDLKGLRKGLRRIDHPMKNADDMLKRIMEEVDQNGDGKIQYNEFRKFVENAERQLFALFRSIDKDGNGKLDKLELQTAFKNAGLTLSTRRLTEFFDDMDLNNDGYVTFDEWRNFLLFMPPHDHDSQLHAVLDFYYSVVSVTPEGDTLVSEETLEGLGTDGFRSLFITLFGSLLRVAFPYDFPRPVPSPGRTSTSVSQPNTSNPDESPNQTENMATAAAVSYPDYDDAATEISQEIAETLTQHVDDGTHGPGHEHTTGASTAVHKKFRLTQFVPDPGYFLAGAIAGGVSRTATAPLDRLKVYLLVNTSSRTETAGVALRQGRPLAALKNAAKPFGDAFRDLVRSGGVRSLFAGNGLNVIKIMPETAIKFGSYEAAKRALANFEGHGDPKHLSSWSKFASGGFAGMIAQASVYPLDTLKFRLQCETVKDGLQGAALVRQTAVKMYADGGVRACYRGLTMGLVGMFPYSAIDMGTFELLKKSYKSYYARKNNVHEDDVKPGNIATGIIGATSGAFGASVVYPLNVVRTRLQTQGTAMHPATYTGIWDVTKKTIQREGYRGLYKGLTPNLLKVAPALSITWVVYENSKRILGLS; this is encoded by the exons ATGAGCGTGACAAACATTGTGGAGGAAATTGAAGAGGGGCTTAGGGAGCCCCAGAACTCTCGCGATGCTCgtgttgagaagctctggGCGAGCCTCGAGCCTGATCACACAGGAGAACTTGACCTAAAGGGTCTGCGGAAGGGGCTTCGAAGGATTGACCATC CCATGAAGAATGCCGACGATATGCTGAAACGTATAATGGAAGAGGTGGATCAAAACGGCGATGGCAAGATACAATACAACG AGTTCCGAAAATTTGTCGAAAACGCAGAGCGCCAGCTTTTTGCCCTATTTCGATCAATTGATAAAGATGGGAATGGGAAATTGGACAAACTTGAGCTTCAAACAGCTTTTAAGAATGCCGGACTCACACTATCGACCCGCCGCCTTACTGAGTTCTTCGATGATATGGACCTCAACAATGACGGTTATGTCACATTTGACGAATGGCG AAACTTCCTACTATTTATGCCGCCCCACGACCACGACTCCCAACTTCATGCCGTACTTGACTTTTACTACTCGGTGGTTAGTGTGACTCCAGAAGGAGACACACTTGTGAGCGAGGAAACATTAGAGGGTCTAGGTACGGACGGCTTCCGCTCTCTTTTCATCACCCTTTTCGGCTCTCTTCTACGAGTCGCTTTCCCCTACGATTTCCCAAGACCTGTACCTTCTCCCGGCCGGACATCGACTTCCGTCAGTCAACCCAACACCTCAAATCCGGATGAGTCCCCGAACCAGACCGAGAACATGGCTACCGCGGCCGCAGTCTCATATCCCGACTACGATGATGCAGCTACCGAGATATCGCAGGAAATCGCCGAAACGCTTACACAACACGTCGACGATGGCACCCATGGACCTGGACATGAACACACCACTGGAGCTTCAACAGCAGTGCACAAGAAGTTTAGACTAACACAATTTGTACCCGATCCAGGCTACTTTCTAGCAGGTGCCATCGCCGGTGGAGTGTCGCGTACGGCTACTGCGCCTCTCGATCGGCTGAAGGTCTATCTGCTTGTGAACACGTCCAGTCGTACCGAGACCGCGGGTGTAGCACTTCGACAAGGCCGTCCCCTCGCTGCTCTGAAAAATGCAGCCAAACCGTTCGGAGATGCTTTTCGAGATCTTGTTCGGTCAGGGGGTGTTCGAAGTCTTTTTGCTG GAAACGGCCTCAATGTCATCAAAATCATGCCTGAGACGGCCATTAAATTTGGCTCGTATGAAGCGGCAAAACGCGCGCTTGCCAACTTCGAGGGCCATGGTGATCCCAAGCATCTAAGTTCATGGTCAAAATTCGCCTCAGGTGGCTTTGCTGGCATGATAGCACA GGCTTCGGTTTACCCTCTCGATACCCTCAAGTTCCGCCTACAATGTGAGACTGTCAAGGACGGTCTTCAAGGTGCGGCCTTGGTTCGCCAGACCGCTGTGAAGATGTATGCAGATGGTGGTGTGCGTGCCTGCTATCGAGGATTGACCATGGGACTTGTGGGAATGTTCCCCTACAGTGCTATTGACATGGGCACCTTTGAATTACTCAAAAAGTCTTACAAGTCGTACTATGCTCGGAAGAACAACGTCCATGAAGACGATGTCAAACCCGGAAACATCGCCACGGGGATCATCGGCGCCACGTCTGGAGCCTTTGGAGCCAGCGTTGTCTACCCCCTGAACGTGGTACGAACACGACTTCAAACCCAGGGCACAGCCATGCACCCTGCAACATACACTGGTATTTGGGACGTCACGAAGAAAACGATTCAACGAGAAGGATATCGGGGCTTATATAAGGGCCTCACACCCAACCTTCTGAAGGTTGCTCCCGCCTTGAGTATCACTTGGGTGGTGTACGAGAATTCAAAGAGAATTCTTGGATTGAGCTAG
- a CDS encoding related to actin-interacting protein AIP3 — protein sequence MQAPPSGSQRAFAHRRSPGAEPGPPPNVPVRSISPALQARASSASARSVQSTGSRRMNREGSGSGSNMPLSQIEKSVTHLLVATKQLLETLTQWSRGQATDSQVSDVYVRLGYEFNMACRAFTAIHVDTSDLGNVPDLLRHILEATLSQEASAESLEKYLPRIRDIIINLLHGLKRKQQKLRQKQARDRDGHAPPDRATSVSTVGSGNSGLTNMLEEGLENGFQPDSQPTDSLRQSGGSTNQSPRRFNAQRESSRASAISEQSSLSSNTMQSMPVVPPYPEGESNIPTGPPAPPGPPGGELNIDSFPPPPPPPPDNTSSALAALQKGGDLERRASRRYSQYQISKHLGGANGVPILPPQNSPVPNRGRKEVRESLRAVQGRQSIRHNRNTSSQSLRTTAPAEDSPVRIPDSVSEESSLAELPAKIDPPTVQTPDEAYAASATLSGPPTDPMFFSDDAPETPKVEKPKAEPEVAPTPQQKPAETSYFQDSPPPTPTKDLTLFLQYKSKVKKFVLPEGRAELTIGRLQLAFIEKFSWNTQHNGADLPEIYIQDPVSGVRHELEDLADVKDRTVLVLNVEALDEVKKHIDDGIASLTEIVRDVKQIVTDQGAALQRVSDRQQEAANEMARLALSPPSTSHSSDGTKTQFSSGRKLDSSHLGELKTLRRDLAIMRQTYSNFQADIQDSMATIRAKAANVKVATAKAAIPDIEGDAGYSYVTSGRKQLNSDSDRLVGKVDDLQDLIEDLRKDVVHRGVRPLPRQLDSVGKDIATLTKELKRMEEYMTQEKPIWTKIWEKELEDVCQGRDELRLMEDLLVDLRDDLEKASETFTLVEQATKEQMKDNGTGASAGSARQFSKGLINLGNSADQSAAKEGVLGEVRALQPNHEDRLEAIERAEKLRQRELATRQVNPLHREITNFVADGKLKKSGGFEEVERARKAKDDRIRREVWQRQNGIIPENPIGEEGADAEADLEDEDAAFLRELEEDEARQAQAQAEAEAEANQPPLPPPKDDDDKQPDQPNGA from the exons ATGCAAGCTCCGCCATCCGGTTCCCAACGCGCCTTCGCCCATCGTCGCTCGCCTGGCGCTGAGCCAGGGCCACCACCAAATGTTCCTGTCCGATCCATCTCGCCGGCGCTCCAGGCCCGAGCCTCAAGCGCCTCCGCGAGATCTGTACAATCGACTGGGTCTCGCAGGATGAACCGTGAA GGTTCCGGCAGCGGTTCCAATATGCCTCTATCGCAGATCGAAAAGAGCGTCACACACCTCCTCGTCGCAACAAAACAGCTTCTCGAGACCTTGACCCAATGGTCGCGCGGACAAGCTACCGATAGCCAAGTGTCTGACGTTTACGTGCGCTTGGGTTATGAATTCAATATGGCGTGTCGCGCATTCACGGCCATCCACGTTGACACATCTGACTTAGGAAACGTGCCCGATCTACTGCGACATATTCTCGAAGCGACGTTGAGCCAAGAGGCGAGCGCCGAGAGTTTGGAGAAATATTTGCCTAGGATCCGGGACATCATTATTAATCTGTTACATGGCCTAAAGCGCAAACAACAGAAGCTCCGCCAGAAGCAAGCTCGGGACCGCGACGGCCATGCACCTCCCGACAGGGCAACCAGCGTCAGTACCGTTGGAAGCGGCAACAGCGGACTCACCAATATGTTAGAAGAGGGTCTAGAGAATGGTTTCCAGCCCGACTCGCAACCGACTGATTCCTTGCGTCAGTCGGGTGGCAGTACCAACCAGTCCCCACGCCGCTTTAATGCTCAGCGAGAATCCTCTCGAGCATCCGCCATATCAGAGCAGTCTTCCCTCTCTAGCAACACGATGCAAAGTATGCCAGTTGTTCCACCTTATCCAGAGGGTGAAAGTAATATCCCTACTGGACCTCCAGCACCACCTGGACCACCTGGAGGAGAGCTAAATATCGATTCGTTCCCGCCGCCCCCACCGCCTCCGCCAGACAATACCTCGAGTGCTCTGGCTGCTCTGCAGAAGGGTGGAGATCTGGAAAGACGAGCTTCACGCAGATATTCTCAATATCAAATATCCAAGCATCTGGGAGGTGCTAATGGTGTACCGATTCTCCCGCCGCAGAATTCACCTGTGCCAAACCGAGGAAGAAAGGAAGTCCGAGAATCACTGCGAGCAGTTCAAGGTCGACAGTCTATACGCCACAACCGTAATACTTCCAGCCAGTCTCTGCGTACCACGGCTCCTGCCGAAGATTCTCCCGTCAGGATACCAGACAGCGTTTCTGAGGAATCATCATTAGCAGAGTTACCCGCAAAGATAGATCCTCCCACGGTGCAGACACCCGATGAAGCATATGCTGCCAGCGCAACACTCAGTGGCCCCCCCACTGATCCTATGTTCTTCAGCGATGATGCGCCCGAGACGCCGAAAGTTGAGAAGCCAAAGGCCGAGCCCGAAGTTGCTCCCACACCACAACAAAAGCCTGCTGAGACCTCATACTTCCAAGATTCGCCCCCTCCGACTCCCACGAAGGATCTGACCTTGTTCCTCCAGTACAAGTCCAAGGTAAAGAAGTTTGTTCTACCGGAGGGACGCGCCGAGCTTACCATTGGACGGCTTCAACTCGCATTTATCGAGAAATTTTCTTGGAATACACAACACAACGGCGCAGATCTCCCTGAAATCTACATCCAAGATCCGGTTTCTGGTGTACGACACGAATTGGAAGATCTCGCAGATGTCAAAGACCGAACAGTTCTGGTGCTCAATGTCGAGGCTCTAGACGAAGTCAAGAAACATATCGACGATGGGATTGCATCCTTAACCGAAATTGTTCGGGATGTCAAGCAGATAGTAACGGATCAAGGAGCTGCACTTCAACGAGTTTCAGACCGACAACAAGAGGCTGCCAACGAAATGGCTCGACTGGCACTGTCACCTCCATCAACTTCTCACTCTTCTGACGGAACAAAGACACAGTTTAGCTCTGGAAGGAAGTTGGATAGTAGCCATCTGGGAGAACTGAAGACCTTGCGACGAGATCTGGCCATTATGCGACAGACTTACTCCAATTTCCAAGCAGACATTCAAGACTCAATGGCTACCATTCGCGCAAAAGCGGCCAACGTCAAAGTTGCCACAGCCAAAGCTGCGATTCCCGACATTGAAGGCGACGCTGGTTACTCATATGTTACCAGTGGACGTAAACAACTCAACAGCGACTCTGATCGGTTGGTTGGTAAGGTGGACGACCTCCAGGACCTTATTGAAGATCTGCGTAAGGATGTGGTGCACCGCGGTGTGCGACCACTGCCACGACAATTGGATTCTGTTGGAAAGGATATCGCAACATTGACCAAGGAACTGAAGAGAATGGAAGAGTACATGACACAGGAGAAACCTATTTGGACCAAGATTTGGGAGAAGGAGTTAGAGGACGTGTGCCAAGGGCGGGACGAGCTTCGCCTTATGGAGGATCTTTTGGTCGATCTGCGAGACGATCTGGAGAAGGCCTCAGAAACGTTCACTCTTGTTGAGCAGGCTACCAAGGAGCAGATGAAGGACAACGGCACTGGCGCAAGTGCCGGAAGTGCCCGCCAGTTCTCCAAGGGCCTTATCAACCTCGGCAACAGTGCCGATCAAAGCGCCGCAAAGGAAGGCGTTCTTGGCGAAGTGAGAGCTTTACAACCTAACCACGAAGATAGACTGGAAGCTATCGAGCGTGCGGAGAAGCTACGGCAAAGGGAGCTAGCAACGCGACAAGTCAACCCACTGCACCGAGAAATCACTAATTTCGTTGCGGACGgcaagctgaagaagtcaGGCGGGTTTGAGGAGGTCGAGCGCGCAAGGAAAGCCAAGGACGACCGTATTCGACGAGAGGTTTGGCAGCGTCAGAACGGCATTATTCCCGAGAACCCTATCGGCGAGGAGGGTGCGGACGCTGAAGCTGAtctggaagacgaagacgcgGCATTTCTCAgggagcttgaagaagatgaggccCGACAAGCCCAGGCTCaggcagaagcagaagctgaGGCAAACCAGCCGCCCCTACCGCCGCCaaaggacgacgacgataaGCAACCTGATCAGCCAAATGGCGCTTAG